The segment GTGATTGTATGTGGTGTATGAAAGACTTCAAACCTCTACTGGAATGTAAAGCTTGAATATTTACCTTTGACAAGCTTGTACTAGGACAGTCCCTGCTGTTGTTGCAAAAGGCAGTTTTATGTGAAAAGCAGACTCAGTGAGGGAGATTACCTGAACTTGTTTTTATCACTAATAGAttcagattctaggactggaagggacctcgagaggtcatagagtccagtcccctgcccgcatggcaggagaTAATCAAATGCCATTTAGCAACATACTACAGAAATTGTGAACCAAATCTCTGAAGGGCCTTGAGAGCCTGTGCCTGGTTTTTGAAAGGAGATGACATTTCAAATACTGGCCATGTTCTACCAAATACAGGTGTGTCTGCATATAGTTTACCATAATAGACTTTGTAATATGTATTTTTCTGCCATTGTAGACAACAGTGTGCAAGAGAACAATACAACTCCAGCAACTCCTTACTCTAGCCTTCCGGACTCCTTGCTGTATACGAGCCTTGCAACAGATGCAACACAAACTACTGCTAGCTCAAATGACTATCAGGCCTTGCTTCCCTTGGATGTTAATTGTATTCTCAAGCCAAACTCATTTGATATAGCAAAGATGGATGAGCCCACAGGTAGGCAGACTCTCTTTAGTTTAACCCTTCCTGACAAAGCTAGCAGCAGATTTCCCAAGGGAGAAGAGGCCAGCAGTTTGTCTTGTCTGCAgcctttcccttctccctcctggaGCTCTTTTCTTTTCACCATTTTGGCTGTGGTTGCTGTCTGGTTTTGGGTGAAGTGCATCCCTCATAAAGATGCTCCATTCTGGTACATTGCTTACATTCCCTTTGTAGTTATAAGTGTTTGTGTAACCTAAGAATAGCACCAGAAACTGTCCAAAAGGAAAAGTTAAGGGGTTTTATTATTTTAAGCCCAGTAGGATACTGGTCAGGTTGACTATCTCTACTGCTCTTGAAAGCATTATGTTATAAATGTAGTAGCCTAACACCTAACACTCTCCATTTCAATAACTGTTTAATGCACAGAACCTGGGCTGACTTTCACAAATAAGTGCTTTTGTGTTTAACAGGAACTATTAGTAGTGATATCATTGATGAATTGATGTCTTCAGATGGTAAGCATTTAGcattcctatttttttttaaataagcagagTTATATTTTAAGAATGTGATACATTCATAGgaacgtaggactggaagggatctcctgACTCATTGGGTCTAGTCCTCTGTTATTGCAGGCAAATGTCATTCATATCTGAATTCATCATTTCCCTAGGTTTTTGTTCAAATCTGATTCCAAAATTCATTACAAATACCTGATATTAAAACAGCTGCCACACAGGCCCCAGCTTCCTCATTTCCCCtgaggtgctcaacccctgctctgccccagaccccacccccactccttcctccaagtccccacctcttcccatctccTTCCCTGAACGTGCCCTGCCCTCATGCTGCCTCCtacatgctgctgaacagctgatcctcAGCGGGCAGGAGCTGATCGGCAGAGCTGAAGGTGGGCAGAAGGTGCTGGTGGGGGtgagctgatcggcagggctgtcAGTGGATGCTGAGcccccactaattttttttccacgggtgctccagctctggagcacccatggagttggcgcctatgagcTGCCAGCACCATTTTAAACATGACCTATTTCACTCCCACCTCTTTCCTGTTGCAACTCTCCCTTTCCACCTTTACTCTAGTTTCCATCACTTACCTGTTTTCCCTTCCATACTGACAGTCACGATattaaggcccaaatcctgcGAACACTTACATGTGTGAGTAATGTTATACATGCATAATACCTTTAGATTCAGTGATACTACTCATTTGCATTAAATGATGCCAGTGTTCAATTTTTTGCAGGCTCAGGGCCTAATTGAGTATCCAGTTGataagagagagaatgactcagtGATCAGGGTACTACATggagagacctgggtttaatttcCTGCTCTGCTGCAGGCTTCCTGTGAGAGTTTGCGCAAGTcatctagggcttgtctacacttactggaggaTTGATGGATGGGCAGTCGATAATTGACTGCtgatcgctctcccgttgactcctgtactccaccggattGAGAAGAGTAAGAGGAGTCGATGGAAGAACTTCTCCAGTCGACACTgcgtagtgtggaccctgcggtaagtagatctaagctacgtcaacttgagttacgctattaacgtaactcaaattgtgtagcttagatcgactttcatgcatagcgtagacatggcctcagtctcTTCATGCCTTAGTTTCCAGTCTGTAAAGGGGGATAAAAGCAATAACACTACCTCACAGGAAAAATACATTAAGACTGTGAGGCACACAGGTACTACAATAATGAAGGCTATATAATACAATAGATCCACTGCTAGGTACCAACCACAAAGGCTGCTTAAGTGTTGCTTTGCTGCAGCAGAAGAGACTAATCTCTGTTACACTTCACTGGCTTTGCTGCAGGTAAGATTGCAAAGGAAATTCATTTAAAGCATAGTAAATAAATTGTGTCtacacatttaaattatttttaacctTATTTTGGTGGAGTTGCACCAGGATCCCCAATGCACACGAACACTGCCAAAGCAAAGCAAGTTGTAACATTTTGGACTACTGACACTGGACACCAaagtttttatttaccttctgatgGAAATGATTTGAAATTTACTGGATGTTGCAAGGCAGAATTTTAATTATAATagatttctgtgattctataattaACTAAACTGTTCTTGTTTTACAGTTTTTCCTCTCTTACGACTCTCTCCTACTCCCGGAGATGACTACAACTTTAACCTGGATGATAATGAAGGAGTCTGTGATCTTTTTGATGTGCAGATACTAAATTATTAGATTCGGTGGGAACCAGACTGTCATATCTACCTCTAACTTTATAACATTCTAGACTTCTTCATAACCTaagtattttaaataatgaatgtatAACCTCTTAGTTCACTGACTCTGGGAGTGCATTTCCTTTTGCTTCCTTACCTACTTCACAAAACACCTTAAATTCAAAACAGAAGAAAGGGCTTTTATCAAAATGTTCTCTGGTATTTTTTCACAAGTTACATTAATGTAACTCAGCTTTGAAATcccaagttcccccccccccctccccatcccctcctttTTCTTGCAGCCTTCTggttacttacaaaaaaaaaaacccaaggctTGTCACTTAGCAGAATTTTCTTTCTGAAGCTTTACTGCCAAGAAGCTTTCTGTATGTTTTTAACCTTTcactacaatttttaaaaagcgtTCACTGCCAAATTTTAAGTGAAGGACATTAAATGGGTTATGTTAAATTGTTTCAGTGAACCAATTTTGTGAAGTGCCTTCTGTTTTAGCACTTTAAGTTTCTCACATTTTGACTTCTGACATTCCACTTTCCTAGATTATAGGAAAGGTCTGTTTGTAGTTTGTATTAAAGTGTGCCAATGCTTGTATattaacaagatttttttaataaaactgtaCAAACCGAGTATTCATTATGTGCCATCCACTGATTTGCCAGTAAATTTTGCTTTTGAAATTCATAGATATTTCATTATGCATTACAACTGAGATAATAAGCTTGCAGCTGCATCCACATCAGCTGGTTCACCTTCCAGGTGCTTGGaaacctaaaaataaaaaaaataaaaaaaattacataaagtTGGAAGCTGAGGTTGTATAAAAAATTTCACTGATGGAAGATATAAAGCTAACAAATACTTGCTGTCTGAAAGATTGATAAGCTTGGTGTATTGGACTGCAAGACATCCTACGTTTTTATAACATTCACTTTATGGGAATATATGATTtgctagactagatggaccagtggTCAATACTTAAAGCTTCAGAGgaaagccaaaaaaaatctgtgccCGTAACATACATAGCCTTGTGAAGGAGATTATTACTGCACAGAGACTAACACACTGTCTAACTTGTTCCAGGGAGATTGCATGAATAATTAATAGGACCCCACCAGTGCTCCAGAAAGAGAGAAATTGTTTCAAAATGTTATATTTTGATGAGGAAGCTGCAActggagcagaggtggggctgatgtttttacaaaaaaattaattttttcaTATTAACAGTCATCAAATGGTTAGCCAGGAGATCCAGGATGTCTTGCAAAAGCAACCACCTTTATTTTCTATGCCTATTCCTGTTAAGGGTTAACTCGATGAATCAAGGTGTCCAGttgaaaagttattttattaatttttaaagctCACGAGTAAAAGAATCAACTAAAACATCCAGATATTAAATGAAAAATCCAttctgacatctagtgatgcTCAACTATTTCCTCTCTTCTGACTAAGAAGGGAGTTTGTGACCTCAGAAGAACTGCTAAGGTTGCTTGCAGACTTGACATCTCTTCATGATGGGGtcacaactgttttttttttttttttttttcagtcaagaCCTAAAAACTTATTAAAATTAAACCTTAATTTTGGAATCTTTCTAACCGGAGGTTGCAGCTACCCTCCCAACCAAAGATGCATTAAATAGGACTCAATTATTACCCAACGCCTCTTTTGAGATTTTGATGAAATGCCTTTTGATAGTTGTTTGACTTCTTTCTGTACTTcagtaaatgttttatttaccGTTCTAACTTTTTCATCATTCACAATGTTTATCTTTAGAGGAGAAAAAATTGCACAAGTTAGTCAAAGGCAGTAAGTGATCTTAATATGATGCTAAGGCTTATTCATAGACTATTTattatacatacacctctactccgatacaacgctgtcctcgggagccaaaaaaatcttactgcattataggtgaaaccacgttatatttaacttgctttgatccgccggactGTGCAACCCCCccgccggagtgctgctttaccgcattatatccgaattcatgttatatcggatcgtgttatatcagggtagaggtgtatttacaacGGTTCTATCTTTAAAAATGCTTGGAGTGGGGCacattctttaaaatgttttaattgtaCTACTGTTTGAATGTGTAAATATTAAAGATAGTGAATTTAATAGAACTTTCATATAAATGGATCACTAGCAAAGAAATCTAACAAATAGCTTTGACCTAACTTGTTTATATTGGAGATAAAAGGGGAAGAAAGATTTCCTTCTGGAAATGGAACACATAACAGAAAACTAGTTCAGACAAACTGTCACACCTTCAGTTTATTTTAGCCAATATGAAGAAGCACCCAGTCCAGGCAGGTTCTTTATTTCTATCagcaggtaggtaggtaggtaccTGTAATTTGTAACTGCTCATCTCATCTTAACTTGATCTAATGGGCCACTTTTCGGTAACAACAGCATTCTCAAATCTGTGTTACTGTTATATACGAAATACTATATAAAATGGAGATTTGGCTCCACCTCTAGATATTCCTGAATATAAGCTTGCTGCTATTGTTTGTCACTGAAAGTTATCTTTATATCTGAATAACATCCTCAGGTGCCAGTGACACAAAACATTTT is part of the Chrysemys picta bellii isolate R12L10 chromosome 2, ASM1138683v2, whole genome shotgun sequence genome and harbors:
- the RBIS gene encoding ribosomal biogenesis factor isoform X2, whose product is MGKNKAKGSKPKSVFAVANTKSLKAKNKAKPVTTNLKKINIVNDEKVRTVNKTFTEVQKEVKQLSKGISSKSQKRRWVSKHLEGEPADVDAAASLLSQL
- the RBIS gene encoding ribosomal biogenesis factor isoform X1 encodes the protein MRLEAMGKNKAKGSKPKSVFAVANTKSLKAKNKAKPVTTNLKKINIVNDEKVRTVNKTFTEVQKEVKQLSKGISSKSQKRRWVSKHLEGEPADVDAAASLLSQL